A genome region from Maridesulfovibrio salexigens DSM 2638 includes the following:
- a CDS encoding MoaD/ThiS family protein → MVIVKIEPEGQTVEYTKLNTVLQLLNKQGLHHTDTLVIRNGELLTQDEQIRQGDEIELRKVISVG, encoded by the coding sequence ATGGTAATTGTCAAAATCGAACCCGAAGGCCAGACAGTAGAATACACAAAATTAAATACCGTCCTGCAACTGCTCAACAAGCAGGGGCTGCACCATACTGACACTCTGGTCATCCGCAATGGAGAACTGCTCACTCAGGATGAGCAGATCAGACAGGGCGATGAAATTGAACTCAGAAAAGTAATTTCAGTAGGATAG
- a CDS encoding response regulator, producing the protein MSQKTILVVDDEKHIRMLYREELEAGGYKVATSDGTEDILMVIGREKPDLVVLDIKLGINRSGLDLLQEIRQEDQNLPVILSTAYDSFKHDMKSIAADHYVVKSVDLSELKEKVKLALS; encoded by the coding sequence ATGTCTCAGAAGACAATTTTAGTCGTTGACGACGAAAAGCATATACGAATGCTCTACAGGGAGGAGCTTGAGGCCGGAGGCTATAAAGTAGCAACTTCCGACGGAACCGAAGATATTCTTATGGTTATCGGACGCGAAAAGCCTGACCTTGTTGTTTTGGATATTAAGCTGGGGATTAATCGTTCCGGGCTGGATCTGCTGCAAGAGATAAGACAGGAGGATCAGAATCTTCCGGTTATCCTCAGTACCGCCTATGACAGCTTCAAGCACGACATGAAGTCCATTGCGGCTGATCATTATGTGGTGAAATCCGTTGATTTGAGTGAGCTGAAGGAAAAAGTTAAGCTTGCTTTAAGCTGA
- a CDS encoding site-2 protease family protein: MFDIANTIKEISILALPFLLAITCHEAAHGFAAYLLGDPTAKQAGRLTLNPVKHLDPMGTLALVLTRMIGWAKPVPVNPMYFKNPQRDMMIVALAGPAANMALAVMFSIVVKVILSLDVNSMSPLMLRILEPSVMIANAGVIINLALCFFNLLPIPPLDGSKILAGFMPREAAFKFMSFRYGFVIVIVLAMLGLLGKVISPAMGFFYNFLVH; encoded by the coding sequence ATGTTCGACATCGCCAATACAATCAAAGAAATAAGCATTCTTGCTTTACCTTTTCTTCTGGCAATTACCTGCCATGAGGCCGCCCACGGCTTCGCAGCTTATCTTCTTGGTGATCCTACGGCTAAACAGGCCGGACGCCTTACTCTGAATCCCGTAAAACATCTTGACCCAATGGGAACCCTTGCTCTTGTGCTTACACGCATGATCGGCTGGGCTAAACCTGTTCCGGTCAACCCGATGTATTTCAAAAATCCACAGCGTGATATGATGATTGTCGCTTTGGCTGGTCCGGCGGCAAACATGGCACTTGCGGTAATGTTCTCAATTGTCGTAAAGGTGATTCTTTCACTTGATGTGAATTCTATGTCGCCGTTGATGCTCAGGATTCTTGAGCCTTCGGTAATGATCGCCAATGCGGGTGTCATAATCAATCTGGCTCTGTGTTTTTTCAATCTGCTGCCCATCCCTCCGTTGGACGGAAGTAAGATTTTGGCCGGATTCATGCCCCGTGAGGCTGCTTTCAAATTTATGTCGTTCCGGTACGGATTCGTTATCGTGATCGTACTGGCAATGCTCGGACTGCTCGGTAAGGTTATCAGTCCGGCCATGGGTTTTTTCTATAATTTTCTGGTTCATTAG
- the trpS gene encoding tryptophan--tRNA ligase, giving the protein MSKTNNRIVSGMRPTGRLHLGHYFGVLVNWVRIQEDHECYFFVADWHAMTSEYSDPRKIQGFVPELVKDWIAAGLDPEKCVIFHQSQVKEHIELHLILSMLTPLGWLERNPTYKELKQELVQKELNTYGFLGYPVLMASDILMYKPSQVPVGQDQLPHLELAREIARRFNHLNGEFFPEPKALLTEDAKLPGLDGRKMSKSYNNGIYLGESMDEVKPKVMSMLTDKNRLRKSDPGDPEVCNLYPYHKLLTDADTCAEIEEGCRNASRGCVECKKLLAENMAKFLEPMQERRRHLDENPQLVWDILHEGTAKAQAKAKENMDEIRELIGFKF; this is encoded by the coding sequence ATGAGTAAGACAAACAATCGCATAGTTTCAGGCATGAGGCCCACCGGACGTTTGCACCTAGGACATTACTTCGGTGTTCTGGTCAACTGGGTCAGGATTCAGGAAGATCACGAATGTTATTTCTTTGTTGCCGATTGGCACGCAATGACCAGTGAATACTCCGATCCCCGCAAGATTCAGGGTTTTGTCCCTGAACTGGTAAAAGACTGGATTGCCGCAGGTCTCGATCCTGAAAAATGTGTGATTTTCCATCAGTCTCAGGTTAAGGAGCACATTGAGCTGCACCTGATTCTGTCCATGCTGACCCCGCTGGGATGGCTGGAAAGGAACCCCACATATAAGGAACTCAAGCAGGAGCTGGTTCAGAAGGAACTGAACACTTACGGTTTCCTCGGATATCCTGTGCTCATGGCTTCCGATATTCTCATGTACAAGCCGTCACAAGTTCCTGTTGGTCAGGATCAGCTTCCTCATCTTGAGCTGGCCCGTGAGATTGCCCGTCGTTTTAACCATCTTAATGGCGAATTTTTCCCTGAGCCGAAAGCTCTGCTCACCGAGGATGCAAAGCTTCCCGGTCTGGATGGTCGTAAGATGTCCAAGAGCTACAACAACGGTATTTATCTTGGCGAATCCATGGATGAAGTTAAGCCCAAAGTTATGTCCATGCTGACTGACAAGAACAGACTGCGTAAGTCCGATCCGGGTGATCCTGAAGTCTGTAACCTCTATCCTTACCATAAGCTGCTTACCGATGCAGATACTTGTGCTGAGATTGAGGAAGGCTGCCGTAATGCAAGCCGTGGTTGCGTGGAATGTAAGAAGCTTCTGGCTGAGAATATGGCGAAATTCCTTGAGCCCATGCAGGAACGCCGCCGCCATCTGGATGAAAATCCGCAGCTCGTCTGGGATATCCTCCACGAAGGCACAGCCAAGGCTCAGGCTAAAGCAAAAGAGAACATGGATGAAATCCGTGAGCTGATCGGCTTCAAGTTCTAA
- a CDS encoding SO_0444 family Cu/Zn efflux transporter, which yields MLDILISIGQESWEVLLESAPFMLLGFFIAGLLKAFVGPEFISKNLGSGKTSDVLKASILGVPIPLCSCGVIPAAAQLRQQGASKGATTSFLISTPETGVDSIAVTYALLDPVMAVFRPFAAFFTAVVAGIMVDRNEKKNGSPKEAPKLIPDAILLPKMDEAKDLSGCGCDSHNDHNHTHSSCADSGCGCNSHSEDLTSCSDSGCGCGSSHSDERPESFSGKLSFGMQYSFGNLLQDIGLWFLGGVLLAGIFGALIPDGFIERNLGDGFFPLLIMLAAAIPLYVCATASTPIAAALALKGLSPGAALVFLLAGPATNAASFTVVAKLLGKRSAFIYLGSIIVCSLALGMFANWLYYSMGLSITDWVQSGEEHGHNLLYTISALILLALIAVPKVTALVKGESLHGHSH from the coding sequence ATGCTCGATATCTTAATATCAATTGGACAGGAATCATGGGAGGTGTTGCTGGAATCCGCACCTTTCATGCTCTTAGGTTTTTTTATTGCCGGATTACTCAAAGCATTTGTAGGACCGGAGTTTATTTCCAAAAACCTTGGCTCCGGGAAAACTTCAGATGTACTTAAAGCCTCTATTCTCGGAGTACCCATTCCTTTATGCAGCTGCGGAGTCATCCCCGCTGCAGCCCAACTCCGGCAACAAGGGGCGAGCAAAGGAGCTACTACCTCATTCCTGATATCCACTCCTGAAACCGGAGTCGATTCGATAGCTGTCACCTATGCTCTTCTTGATCCTGTGATGGCAGTTTTCCGACCCTTTGCCGCATTCTTCACAGCCGTAGTCGCCGGTATCATGGTGGACAGAAATGAGAAAAAAAACGGAAGTCCCAAGGAAGCACCAAAGCTGATCCCGGACGCAATCCTCCTTCCTAAAATGGACGAAGCTAAGGATCTATCCGGCTGCGGCTGCGACTCTCACAACGATCATAATCACACACACAGCAGCTGCGCTGACTCTGGTTGCGGATGCAACTCTCACAGTGAGGACCTGACAAGCTGCTCAGACTCCGGTTGCGGCTGCGGTAGCTCTCATAGTGATGAGCGCCCTGAATCATTCAGCGGCAAACTTTCATTCGGCATGCAATACTCATTCGGCAATCTGCTGCAAGACATCGGACTCTGGTTCCTCGGCGGCGTGCTTTTGGCCGGTATATTCGGTGCACTTATCCCCGACGGCTTCATTGAACGCAACCTTGGTGACGGCTTCTTCCCCCTGCTTATTATGCTTGCCGCTGCTATACCTCTGTATGTATGCGCTACGGCATCAACACCCATCGCTGCCGCTTTAGCACTGAAAGGACTCTCCCCCGGCGCCGCACTTGTTTTCCTGTTGGCAGGTCCGGCGACAAATGCTGCTTCATTCACCGTAGTCGCCAAGCTTCTTGGCAAGCGCTCCGCTTTCATCTACCTCGGCAGCATCATCGTCTGCTCTCTCGCACTAGGTATGTTCGCAAACTGGCTCTACTATTCTATGGGTTTAAGCATCACTGACTGGGTCCAATCCGGGGAAGAACACGGTCATAACCTTCTCTACACCATTAGTGCACTCATTCTGCTTGCCTTAATCGCTGTTCCCAAGGTAACAGCTTTAGTGAAAGGTGAATCATTGCACGGACATTCACACTAA
- a CDS encoding ArsR/SmtB family transcription factor has translation MTKNSDCCNSHNPTPGAVELVNSKSCPNETLNDLAATFKILGEPVRIKILHALSISDLCVCDLSELLDMSHSAVSHQLRILRAARMVRFEKHGRRAIYSLNDKHVEIIMQTALAHMQGDGCGIPLGDK, from the coding sequence ATGACTAAAAACTCTGACTGCTGCAATTCGCACAACCCTACTCCGGGTGCTGTGGAACTGGTTAACAGCAAAAGCTGTCCAAATGAAACATTGAATGATCTGGCGGCGACTTTTAAAATTTTAGGAGAACCGGTCAGGATCAAAATCCTACACGCTCTTTCCATAAGTGATCTTTGCGTATGTGATCTGTCAGAACTTTTGGATATGTCACACTCCGCTGTTTCACATCAGCTTAGAATTCTTAGAGCAGCGCGTATGGTCCGTTTTGAAAAACACGGGCGCAGGGCAATATACAGCCTAAACGACAAACATGTGGAAATCATAATGCAGACCGCTCTTGCGCATATGCAGGGCGATGGATGCGGTATTCCGCTGGGAGACAAATAA
- a CDS encoding putative molybdenum carrier protein yields the protein MEIPAEYGTKKYATCTRCSYTGPLATFNRQAGLFPEDITLFCSKCGSAFDSASSYFAKGSTLLKEGFTIISGGQTGVDRGALDAAIELGIHHRGWCPKGRKAEDGPIPSRYNMQETSGWQYWIRTEKNVLDSDGTLIFPGKQESKGTALTIRLARKHSRPVAVVSLENPDAGETVRAWIAARNIKIMNVAGPRESGAPGIGRKTRELLKIALTTRQVRKQQFQEESSAYRYFAGCERCPDLLQIS from the coding sequence ATGGAAATACCAGCTGAATACGGAACTAAAAAGTACGCCACTTGCACTAGATGCTCTTATACAGGTCCGCTTGCCACATTCAACAGGCAAGCGGGCCTATTTCCTGAAGATATCACACTATTCTGTTCCAAATGCGGGTCAGCATTCGACAGTGCCAGTTCTTACTTTGCAAAGGGTTCAACCCTGCTGAAAGAAGGATTCACCATCATTTCCGGCGGTCAGACAGGGGTAGATCGCGGAGCTTTGGACGCTGCCATTGAACTGGGTATTCATCACCGTGGATGGTGTCCAAAAGGACGCAAAGCCGAAGACGGCCCTATTCCTTCACGTTACAACATGCAGGAAACCTCAGGCTGGCAATATTGGATCAGAACGGAAAAAAACGTGCTTGATTCAGACGGCACTCTTATCTTTCCCGGAAAACAGGAATCCAAAGGAACCGCACTGACCATCAGACTGGCCCGCAAACACAGTAGACCTGTTGCAGTTGTATCACTGGAGAATCCTGATGCAGGAGAGACAGTTCGGGCATGGATAGCAGCGAGAAATATTAAAATAATGAATGTTGCCGGACCACGGGAAAGCGGAGCTCCCGGTATTGGCAGGAAGACACGGGAATTGCTTAAAATAGCTCTGACTACACGGCAGGTGCGAAAACAGCAGTTTCAAGAAGAATCTTCAGCCTACCGATACTTTGCCGGATGCGAGCGTTGTCCTGATCTATTACAAATTTCCTGA
- a CDS encoding ATP-binding protein: MKMRMSKIFQKTLLLNFILFGVISTSMSLVSALTLHNHMVDEYVSKGKAIASSIASSSVEILLNRDASTIQSMIDQFKDSDGAAYVYVQDSNGDIVSHTFVPEVPEILSKTSIHPNSISIRELKVAGRGEVIDITKPILAGMAGYVHVGMDKSIINKYVWAAIAKLQVVMFFIFWGSVFILYMMVKRISEPLNQLTEYAKKLSAHDFTAEIEITSKDEIGLLAGTMKNMAEELTTLISGLERAVGNATSELQDTLTYMEVIMDNLADGLLVVDINGKISVTNPALGELFGVTENELRGKDIRTFFPEEMTALFELVKGCEHEVYSSEIELTGRKTGKAVATPIHKMDEGDTPNICLGAVILVRDITYEKEVDNLKTDFISTVSHELRTPMTSILGFAKIIKKKLEKSVFPVCNAPDKKTERAINQVKDNIGIIVSEGQRLTELINDVLDIAKMESGKIDWKNVPIDISEVIETSVQTTTPLWKPQDLQMVVDVEENIPTIHGDRDRVMQVLVNLISNAVKFTASGSITCTARSHADEIMVSVSDTGSGISPEDQKKIFQRFKQAGDTLTGKPKGTGLGLPICKQIVDHHKGRIWVDSKLGEGSSFHFTLAIGVPDEETQIPAHITKAPLREGHLGSMDSPLIMVADDDPALNEFLSQVLEEEGYRIITVTNGQEAVETAKKRMPQLITMDLKMPVMDGAQAITALRQDPSTRHIPVIVISALAEGQQAGGDAALIKPIDEKRLVETIHGLLQEDLIMSDPCMVLGKENETPTENLLVICPGKINYCPPADLWTRVSSGFKGTIFITAELSTSLDLDRLSQTPDVQIVILPEN, encoded by the coding sequence ATGAAAATGAGAATGTCCAAAATATTCCAGAAGACCCTACTCCTGAACTTCATTCTCTTCGGGGTTATTTCCACTTCCATGTCCCTTGTCTCTGCCCTGACTCTGCACAATCACATGGTTGATGAATATGTAAGCAAGGGCAAAGCCATTGCCAGCAGCATAGCCAGCTCCAGTGTTGAAATTCTGCTTAACAGGGATGCCTCCACCATTCAGTCAATGATAGATCAATTCAAGGACAGTGATGGAGCCGCGTATGTTTATGTGCAGGATTCAAATGGAGATATTGTTTCGCACACCTTTGTGCCTGAAGTTCCTGAAATCCTCAGCAAAACAAGTATTCATCCCAATTCAATATCCATCCGTGAATTGAAAGTTGCAGGACGGGGTGAAGTAATAGACATAACAAAACCCATCCTTGCCGGAATGGCTGGATATGTTCATGTCGGAATGGATAAAAGCATTATCAATAAATATGTCTGGGCAGCCATTGCAAAACTGCAGGTAGTCATGTTTTTCATCTTCTGGGGAAGTGTGTTTATCTTATACATGATGGTTAAACGCATCTCGGAACCGCTCAACCAGCTGACTGAATACGCTAAAAAGCTCTCGGCACATGACTTTACTGCGGAAATTGAAATCACTTCCAAAGATGAAATAGGGCTGCTTGCCGGAACCATGAAAAACATGGCTGAAGAACTGACAACCCTTATTTCCGGACTTGAACGGGCTGTAGGCAACGCAACAAGTGAGTTGCAGGACACCCTGACTTATATGGAAGTCATCATGGACAACCTTGCGGACGGTCTGCTGGTTGTAGACATTAACGGCAAAATATCCGTGACCAACCCCGCCCTTGGAGAACTTTTCGGAGTAACGGAGAATGAACTCCGGGGTAAAGACATCAGGACTTTTTTTCCTGAAGAAATGACAGCTCTTTTCGAACTGGTAAAAGGCTGCGAGCATGAAGTCTATTCCTCTGAAATAGAACTTACCGGACGCAAAACAGGGAAAGCAGTAGCAACCCCGATCCATAAAATGGACGAGGGGGACACTCCCAATATCTGCCTTGGCGCAGTAATCCTTGTCCGAGACATCACTTATGAAAAGGAAGTCGACAATTTAAAGACCGACTTCATTTCCACTGTGTCCCATGAACTGCGAACCCCGATGACTTCCATTCTGGGCTTTGCAAAAATCATTAAGAAAAAGCTGGAGAAATCGGTATTTCCAGTCTGTAATGCACCGGACAAAAAGACAGAACGCGCTATTAATCAGGTAAAGGATAATATCGGGATTATTGTTTCAGAAGGCCAACGACTCACCGAACTGATCAATGATGTTCTGGACATCGCTAAAATGGAGTCCGGCAAAATCGATTGGAAAAATGTTCCCATTGATATTTCTGAAGTTATCGAAACATCTGTGCAGACGACTACTCCTTTATGGAAACCGCAGGATCTGCAAATGGTAGTGGATGTGGAAGAAAACATCCCCACCATTCACGGAGACCGCGACAGAGTAATGCAGGTACTGGTCAACCTCATATCAAACGCAGTAAAATTCACTGCTTCCGGCTCCATCACATGTACTGCAAGGTCGCATGCTGACGAAATAATGGTCAGCGTCAGTGATACAGGGAGCGGTATTTCCCCTGAAGACCAGAAGAAAATCTTTCAAAGATTCAAGCAGGCTGGCGACACCCTGACCGGTAAACCCAAGGGAACCGGACTGGGATTGCCCATCTGCAAACAGATTGTTGACCACCACAAGGGCCGTATTTGGGTGGATAGTAAACTCGGCGAAGGTAGCTCGTTCCACTTTACTCTGGCCATTGGTGTACCGGATGAAGAAACACAAATTCCTGCCCACATTACAAAAGCACCTCTCAGAGAAGGACACCTTGGGAGTATGGACAGTCCGTTGATCATGGTCGCTGACGATGATCCGGCACTGAATGAATTCCTATCGCAGGTTCTAGAAGAGGAAGGCTACCGGATCATAACGGTTACCAATGGTCAGGAAGCCGTGGAAACAGCTAAAAAACGCATGCCGCAGTTGATTACCATGGACCTGAAAATGCCCGTAATGGACGGAGCACAGGCCATAACAGCTTTGCGGCAGGATCCATCAACACGGCATATTCCCGTGATCGTCATCAGTGCACTGGCGGAAGGCCAGCAAGCAGGAGGAGACGCGGCACTCATTAAACCCATCGATGAAAAACGATTGGTGGAAACCATTCACGGATTGCTTCAAGAAGACCTGATCATGTCAGATCCATGTATGGTGCTGGGCAAAGAGAACGAAACGCCTACGGAAAACCTGCTGGTGATCTGTCCGGGCAAAATAAATTACTGCCCCCCTGCAGACTTGTGGACCCGGGTATCATCCGGATTCAAGGGAACTATCTTTATTACTGCAGAACTGAGTACCAGCCTTGATCTGGATCGCCTTTCACAAACCCCTGACGTACAGATTGTTATTTTACCGGAAAATTGA